Proteins encoded within one genomic window of Bacillus sp. F19:
- a CDS encoding DUF1659 domain-containing protein — translation MAETIILDSQLRLVFDMGMDEKGEQVYKYKNYNNVKTSATAEQLLQAASAITDLQTQTLSHVERNDSHQVTA, via the coding sequence ATGGCAGAAACAATCATTCTTGATTCACAGCTTCGCCTTGTATTCGATATGGGGATGGATGAAAAAGGAGAACAGGTATATAAATACAAGAATTACAACAACGTGAAAACATCAGCAACCGCTGAACAGCTGCTGCAGGCAGCATCCGCAATTACAGATCTGCAAACACAAACCTTATCTCATGTAGAACGAAACGATTCTCATCAGGTAACAGCTTAA